In Opitutaceae bacterium TAV5, one genomic interval encodes:
- a CDS encoding plasmid stabilization protein, with the protein MKPHGFHREAEEEYVKAAGYYAKISPDLGERFYDEMERLIAEVCRWPQTYRYIRRPVRRHFSTLFPYGILYEEKPDHIRIVAVMPLHREPDYWLHRVD; encoded by the coding sequence ATGAAGCCCCACGGATTTCATCGCGAGGCTGAAGAAGAATACGTCAAGGCTGCCGGGTATTACGCAAAAATCAGTCCGGATCTGGGCGAACGGTTTTACGACGAAATGGAACGGCTCATCGCGGAGGTATGCCGTTGGCCCCAAACTTATCGATACATTCGACGTCCCGTCCGTCGTCATTTTTCAACGCTGTTTCCTTACGGCATCCTTTATGAGGAAAAGCCTGATCATATTCGCATCGTTGCCGTCATGCCCTTGCACCGGGAGCCGGACTATTGGTTGCATCGGGTGGATTAG
- a CDS encoding addiction module antitoxin RelB → MPMTVEQIVEETNRWPVDTVAELLDRITLARHGGLSAEHEAAWAETALRRATELDRGEAVLVPGHEVSARIRQIVGR, encoded by the coding sequence ATGCCGATGACAGTTGAACAGATTGTTGAGGAAACCAACCGATGGCCGGTTGATACCGTGGCCGAATTGCTGGATCGCATCACCTTGGCCCGACACGGCGGCCTGTCGGCAGAGCATGAAGCGGCCTGGGCGGAAACCGCCTTGCGCCGCGCCACCGAGCTGGATCGTGGCGAGGCGGTGCTCGTCCCGGGCCACGAAGTCAGTGCACGCATCCGCCAGATCGTTGGTCGATGA
- a CDS encoding Clp protease proteolytic subunit ClpP has protein sequence MSYYVPIVLENTGRGERSMDIYSRLLKDRIIFIGTPIDDGVANVVIAQLLFLQMEDPKKDIHLYINSPGGVVTGGMAIYDTINFLQCDVVTYCVGQAASMATVLLSAGTKGKRFALPNSRVMIHQPSGGAGGQTADIAIAAKEILRWRRTLSETIARHTGKTAEQVDKDSDRDYYMSALEAQAYGLVDHVVASTRDAQKLATTEATAA, from the coding sequence GTGAGCTACTACGTTCCCATCGTCCTCGAAAACACCGGCCGCGGAGAGCGGTCGATGGATATCTATTCCCGCCTCCTCAAGGATCGCATCATCTTCATCGGCACCCCGATCGACGATGGCGTGGCCAACGTGGTCATCGCCCAGTTGCTGTTCCTCCAGATGGAGGACCCGAAAAAGGACATCCATCTGTACATCAACTCTCCCGGCGGCGTCGTCACCGGCGGCATGGCGATCTACGACACGATCAACTTCCTCCAGTGCGACGTGGTCACCTACTGTGTCGGCCAGGCTGCCAGCATGGCCACCGTGCTGCTTTCCGCCGGCACGAAGGGCAAGCGGTTCGCGCTGCCCAACAGCCGCGTGATGATTCACCAGCCCAGCGGCGGCGCCGGCGGCCAGACGGCCGATATCGCCATCGCCGCCAAGGAGATCCTCCGCTGGCGTCGCACGCTCAGCGAGACCATCGCCCGCCACACCGGCAAGACCGCCGAGCAGGTGGACAAGGATTCCGACCGCGACTACTACATGAGCGCCCTCGAGGCCCAGGCCTACGGCCTCGTCGACCACGTGGTCGCCAGCACGCGCGACGCCCAGAAACTCGCCACCACCGAGGCCACCGCCGCCTGA
- a CDS encoding trigger factor — protein sequence MNIEVQDVSSTRKKLVVSLDASEIDAERQAVVSEIARSVRLPGFRPGKAPVAMIEKRYAKEIDSEFRQKVLSKAYRNALEQHKLEVVQLVDLAGGDTVATGAPATLTLTVDIQPEFELPDYTGLPTTINPVDPTDAEIDDVIQNLRTERADFKVAERPAQKGDYVKLSYEGTVDGKPALELVPDKQIYASVPQTWEEVEGEHEGLIPGLGKHLAGVAKDDKKDIAITFPAEFTAAPALAGKTVNYAVTIQEIRERVLPELDEEFLKAHQADTVDALKENVRNQLKLRKENANRNDQRRQVAEALNAKVAFEVPESLVEAETQNVLRNFMEENLRRGVPAEQFEKDKKELYEGAKKAAATRVKTQLILAKIAGKEDLKVTEADINAWLYQQSVRNGQRPEKLVKELTKDREQLRSIQQGIIFDKALELLVSRATVTTTSPAKA from the coding sequence GTGAACATCGAAGTCCAGGACGTTTCCTCCACCCGCAAGAAGCTCGTCGTCTCGCTCGACGCCTCCGAAATCGACGCCGAACGTCAGGCCGTCGTCAGCGAAATCGCCCGCTCCGTGCGGCTTCCCGGCTTCCGCCCCGGCAAGGCCCCCGTGGCCATGATCGAAAAACGTTACGCGAAGGAAATCGACAGCGAGTTCAGGCAGAAAGTGCTCTCCAAAGCCTATCGCAACGCCCTCGAACAGCACAAACTCGAGGTTGTCCAGCTCGTCGATCTCGCCGGCGGCGACACCGTTGCCACCGGCGCGCCCGCCACGCTCACCCTCACGGTCGACATCCAGCCCGAATTCGAGCTCCCCGACTACACCGGCCTGCCCACGACGATCAACCCCGTCGACCCGACCGACGCCGAAATCGACGACGTGATCCAGAACCTCCGCACCGAACGCGCCGACTTCAAGGTCGCCGAACGCCCCGCGCAGAAAGGCGACTACGTCAAACTCTCCTACGAAGGCACCGTCGATGGCAAACCCGCCCTCGAACTCGTCCCCGACAAGCAGATCTACGCCTCCGTCCCGCAGACGTGGGAAGAAGTCGAAGGCGAACACGAAGGCCTCATCCCCGGCCTCGGCAAACACCTCGCCGGCGTTGCCAAGGACGACAAAAAGGACATCGCCATCACCTTCCCCGCCGAATTCACCGCCGCTCCCGCCCTCGCCGGCAAGACCGTGAACTACGCCGTCACCATCCAGGAAATCCGCGAGCGCGTCCTCCCCGAGCTCGACGAGGAATTTTTGAAGGCCCACCAGGCTGATACCGTCGACGCCCTGAAGGAAAACGTCCGCAACCAGCTCAAGCTCCGCAAGGAGAACGCCAACCGCAACGACCAGCGCCGCCAGGTCGCCGAGGCCCTCAACGCCAAAGTCGCATTCGAGGTCCCCGAAAGCCTCGTCGAGGCCGAGACGCAAAACGTCCTCCGCAACTTCATGGAGGAAAACCTCCGCCGCGGCGTCCCCGCCGAGCAGTTCGAGAAGGACAAGAAAGAGCTCTACGAAGGCGCGAAAAAAGCCGCCGCCACCCGCGTCAAGACCCAGCTCATCCTCGCGAAGATCGCCGGCAAGGAAGACCTCAAGGTCACCGAAGCCGACATCAATGCCTGGCTCTACCAGCAATCCGTGCGCAACGGCCAGCGGCCCGAGAAGCTCGTCAAGGAGCTCACCAAGGACCGCGAGCAGCTCCGCTCCATCCAGCAAGGGATCATTTTCGACAAGGCCCTTGAATTGCTCGTTTCCCGGGCTACCGTGACAACAACCAGTCCCGCCAAAGCCTGA
- a CDS encoding peptide methionine sulfoxide reductase, whose amino-acid sequence MKLHRLFTTLLMAPVIHAADTGGTPSASGSPDSAAAAAPAGPAATAVTTEILVLGGGCFWCTEAAWQLVPGVKAVTSGYAGGHVANPTYEQVCTGTTGHAEVTRVEFDPKQVTLDRLLDLFWTIHDPTTLNRQGADEGTQYRSVIFYATPEQKKIAEASRDRANKDWGGKIVTEITPLDTFWPAEAYHQNYYKENSQEGYCRVVIRPKLDKLKKELARP is encoded by the coding sequence ATGAAACTCCACCGACTCTTTACCACGCTCCTTATGGCCCCTGTGATCCACGCCGCCGATACCGGCGGCACTCCCTCCGCTTCGGGTTCTCCCGACTCCGCTGCCGCCGCAGCCCCCGCCGGACCGGCGGCCACAGCCGTCACCACGGAAATCCTCGTCCTCGGCGGCGGCTGTTTCTGGTGCACCGAAGCGGCCTGGCAACTTGTCCCCGGCGTGAAAGCCGTGACCAGCGGCTACGCCGGCGGCCACGTGGCCAACCCGACCTACGAGCAGGTCTGCACCGGGACGACCGGACACGCCGAAGTGACGCGCGTGGAATTCGATCCGAAACAGGTCACCCTCGACCGGCTGCTGGATCTGTTCTGGACCATCCATGACCCGACCACGCTCAACCGGCAGGGGGCGGACGAGGGAACGCAGTACCGGTCGGTGATTTTCTACGCGACGCCGGAACAGAAAAAGATCGCCGAAGCCTCCCGTGACCGCGCCAACAAGGACTGGGGCGGCAAGATCGTCACCGAAATCACCCCGCTCGACACCTTCTGGCCCGCCGAGGCGTATCATCAGAATTATTACAAGGAGAACTCGCAGGAGGGTTATTGCCGCGTCGTCATCCGGCCCAAGCTCGACAAGCTGAAAAAGGAACTGGCCAGACCGTAG
- a CDS encoding flagellar motor protein MotA, producing the protein MTPALATVNIFNVFSVTDFVGQIITLSLCLASLVAWTVMFGKHFELKRIREMNLVFEQRLRDERTLLDLPESYKNRRVIPYGDVYADAIDAYWRADGILRERGETAARARLEHAENAIQRSIARQVLRYESSMIFLATVVTGAPFMGLLGTVWGVMEAFTAVAGQQTASIQTLAPGVSAALLTTVAGLLVAIPSLFGYNFLLGKTKQLTTEIENFASSLADRIELESS; encoded by the coding sequence ATGACGCCCGCTCTCGCCACGGTTAATATTTTCAACGTCTTCAGTGTCACCGACTTCGTCGGACAGATCATCACGCTCAGCCTCTGCCTCGCCAGCCTCGTGGCGTGGACGGTGATGTTCGGAAAGCACTTCGAACTGAAACGCATCCGCGAGATGAATCTCGTTTTCGAACAGAGGCTGCGCGACGAACGCACGCTGCTCGATCTGCCCGAGTCGTACAAAAACCGCCGCGTCATCCCGTACGGCGATGTGTACGCCGACGCCATCGACGCGTACTGGCGGGCTGACGGGATCCTGCGCGAGCGCGGCGAGACCGCCGCCCGCGCCCGGCTCGAACATGCGGAAAACGCCATCCAGCGCTCCATCGCGCGTCAGGTGCTGCGTTACGAATCGAGCATGATCTTCCTCGCCACGGTCGTTACCGGCGCGCCCTTCATGGGGTTGCTCGGCACGGTCTGGGGCGTGATGGAGGCCTTCACCGCGGTCGCCGGGCAGCAGACGGCCTCCATCCAGACGCTTGCCCCCGGCGTGTCTGCGGCCCTGCTCACCACGGTAGCCGGCCTGCTGGTGGCGATTCCCTCGCTTTTCGGCTATAATTTCCTCCTCGGAAAAACCAAACAACTCACCACCGAGATCGAAAACTTCGCCAGTTCCCTGGCCGACCGCATCGAACTCGAATCAAGCTGA
- a CDS encoding biopolymer transportern ExbD gives MARTFRTRRSMHAVAELNVTNLIDVAFTLLIIFMIATPLINSEERTIPLDLPTVSPSDQRPADPQTEFVFLSVDARGQYFIGEEAVTFTQLQTRLRTYAARSKQPVMRVRGDSKASYQYVIRLLDELQKQNLNRISFDTQVGGS, from the coding sequence ATGGCACGTACCTTTCGCACCCGACGCTCGATGCATGCGGTCGCCGAGCTCAACGTCACCAATCTCATCGACGTGGCGTTCACGCTGCTGATCATTTTCATGATCGCCACGCCGCTCATCAACAGCGAGGAGCGCACGATCCCGCTCGACCTGCCCACCGTTTCACCGAGCGACCAGCGGCCCGCCGATCCGCAGACCGAATTCGTTTTCCTTTCCGTCGATGCGCGGGGCCAGTATTTCATCGGCGAAGAAGCAGTCACCTTCACCCAGCTCCAGACCCGCCTCCGCACTTACGCCGCGCGGAGCAAGCAACCGGTCATGCGCGTGCGCGGTGACTCGAAGGCTTCCTATCAATACGTCATCCGCCTGCTCGACGAATTGCAGAAACAGAACCTCAACCGGATCAGCTTCGACACCCAGGTCGGAGGGTCCTGA
- a CDS encoding cell envelope protein TolA: MNSRSPIAFTLSALLHVAVVLVAVFIGWNAASQKPEEAPKIFEVVAGPGDDYNATEAPRLGDPGGIEFDKPPPLPPTPEPPAPEPVAPPPQAPAPPAVVPLTPAPPEPIPAPVPIKPADKPTIVTPAAKQPKPADKPAPKPAAAATPEPRKTVSYTEFQQANPGATRTPANRASQAPAAGRPAVTPRKIDAKGFRDGLADGTGTTSRGAGGNVLSRAEQDAMDSYFAWVTQQIRGAHEKPVGLSDSLSADVSFMLSAGGTVSQIRVTRSSGNAEFDRSVESALRRVRLRPRPDGKSDTVSLTLRMIEER; encoded by the coding sequence GTGAACTCCCGCTCGCCCATCGCTTTCACCCTCTCCGCGCTGCTGCATGTGGCGGTGGTGCTGGTGGCGGTGTTTATCGGCTGGAATGCGGCGAGCCAGAAGCCCGAGGAAGCTCCGAAGATCTTCGAGGTCGTGGCCGGACCCGGCGACGACTATAACGCCACCGAAGCGCCCCGGCTCGGCGACCCCGGAGGCATCGAGTTCGACAAACCGCCGCCGCTCCCGCCCACGCCCGAGCCGCCTGCCCCCGAGCCCGTCGCCCCGCCGCCGCAGGCCCCCGCGCCCCCCGCCGTCGTGCCCCTGACCCCGGCGCCGCCCGAACCGATACCGGCTCCCGTCCCGATCAAGCCGGCGGACAAGCCGACGATCGTGACGCCTGCGGCAAAACAACCGAAGCCCGCCGATAAACCTGCCCCCAAACCGGCAGCAGCGGCGACACCCGAGCCCAGGAAGACCGTCAGCTACACGGAATTCCAGCAGGCCAACCCCGGAGCCACGCGCACGCCGGCCAACCGCGCTTCCCAGGCGCCGGCTGCCGGCCGGCCGGCCGTGACGCCGCGCAAAATCGATGCGAAAGGCTTTCGCGATGGCCTCGCCGACGGCACCGGCACGACCAGCCGCGGCGCCGGCGGCAACGTCCTGTCGCGCGCGGAGCAGGATGCGATGGACAGCTATTTTGCCTGGGTGACGCAGCAGATCCGGGGGGCCCACGAAAAACCGGTCGGGCTGAGTGATTCGCTGTCGGCCGATGTGTCGTTCATGCTTTCGGCCGGCGGTACGGTCTCGCAGATTCGCGTCACGCGTTCGTCGGGCAACGCGGAGTTTGACCGGTCGGTGGAGAGTGCCCTGCGCCGCGTCCGCCTGCGCCCGCGTCCCGACGGCAAGAGCGACACCGTTTCGCTGACGCTGCGCATGATCGAGGAGCGATGA
- a CDS encoding beta-galactosidase codes for MLQRKRAFGRKSPRHIFIFLIMHTLRPVSSLNGLREFAFLGAIDPGSFSPSSAPAIAFEKAPVPSAFDALPAHAGKRGAAVYRMRFSVPAGRRARLEFGAVSMWCRVWIDGTLAAEHACGYAPFTVEVPARRDATERELVVLADNRYDFERVPMHEEYFDFYQYGGILREVALHVLPEGDGAFIDHLQTIVGAGYAEGRFRLNVHLAGGKTGSVALVTQIDGEPANTHKAVPVKDAVATLDLVVKAPRVWSPESPQLHTVRVTLVNDNAGSASCDTTEIRFGLRHIEARAGKLWLNGQPIKLRGYNRHEWHPNFGPCTPALQMIADIQLMKGLGCNFVRGSHYPQDQRFLDLCDEFGLLVWEENLGWGQREKTFASAKWRADHARALRAMVRASCNHPSVIIWGFLNEAGTDADYVRPVFEETAATLRALDPSRLVSYASMFGKADKHFDLADLISLNIYPGWYGCEGVEKPLDLIAPAMREFFASIDARGFADKPVMISEIGAEGLYGWRDAHDDFFTEEYQADYIRRACEEALGNPRSSGIALWHFSDVRTYGGGWSLKRPRAFNNKGTFDEYRRPKAAARVVRDVFGKSA; via the coding sequence TTGCTGCAACGGAAGCGGGCGTTTGGCAGAAAAAGCCCGCGCCACATTTTTATTTTCCTTATCATGCACACCCTTCGTCCTGTCTCCTCGCTCAACGGCCTCCGGGAGTTCGCGTTCCTCGGCGCGATCGACCCTGGTTCGTTTTCCCCATCGTCCGCCCCGGCGATCGCCTTTGAAAAGGCGCCCGTTCCCTCGGCCTTCGACGCGTTGCCCGCTCATGCCGGCAAGCGCGGCGCGGCGGTTTACCGCATGCGTTTTTCCGTGCCGGCCGGACGGCGTGCGCGACTGGAGTTTGGCGCCGTTTCGATGTGGTGCCGCGTCTGGATCGACGGCACGCTCGCCGCGGAGCATGCCTGCGGCTATGCGCCGTTCACCGTCGAGGTGCCGGCGCGGCGGGATGCGACAGAACGTGAACTGGTCGTCCTCGCGGACAACCGCTACGACTTCGAACGCGTGCCGATGCACGAGGAGTATTTCGATTTTTACCAGTACGGCGGCATCTTGCGCGAAGTGGCGCTGCATGTGCTGCCGGAGGGCGACGGAGCGTTTATCGACCACCTCCAGACCATCGTCGGCGCAGGTTATGCGGAAGGACGGTTCCGGCTGAACGTCCATCTCGCAGGCGGGAAAACCGGCAGCGTTGCGCTCGTCACACAGATCGACGGCGAGCCGGCCAACACTCACAAGGCGGTGCCGGTAAAGGATGCCGTGGCCACGCTCGACCTCGTGGTGAAGGCGCCCCGGGTCTGGTCGCCGGAGTCGCCGCAGTTGCACACCGTGCGCGTAACGCTCGTCAATGACAATGCGGGTAGTGCATCCTGTGATACGACCGAAATCCGTTTCGGCCTGCGCCATATCGAGGCGCGGGCCGGCAAACTCTGGCTCAATGGCCAGCCGATCAAACTCCGGGGCTACAACCGGCATGAATGGCATCCGAATTTCGGTCCCTGCACGCCGGCGCTCCAGATGATCGCGGACATCCAGCTCATGAAGGGGCTCGGCTGCAACTTCGTGCGCGGTTCGCACTATCCGCAGGACCAGCGGTTCCTCGATCTGTGCGACGAATTCGGCCTGCTCGTCTGGGAGGAAAATCTCGGGTGGGGCCAGCGCGAAAAAACCTTCGCGAGCGCAAAGTGGCGTGCCGATCACGCCCGCGCCTTGCGCGCGATGGTGCGCGCAAGCTGCAATCACCCGAGCGTCATCATCTGGGGGTTTCTCAACGAGGCGGGGACGGATGCCGATTATGTGCGACCGGTCTTCGAGGAAACGGCGGCGACGTTGCGCGCGCTCGATCCGTCGCGGCTGGTAAGCTACGCGTCGATGTTCGGCAAGGCGGACAAACATTTCGATCTGGCCGACCTGATTTCGCTCAACATCTATCCCGGCTGGTACGGCTGCGAGGGCGTTGAAAAACCGCTCGACCTGATCGCGCCGGCCATGCGCGAGTTTTTCGCGTCGATCGACGCCCGCGGGTTTGCCGACAAGCCGGTGATGATTTCCGAGATCGGCGCCGAAGGCCTTTACGGGTGGCGCGACGCGCACGACGACTTTTTCACGGAAGAGTATCAGGCCGACTACATCCGGCGCGCCTGCGAGGAGGCGCTGGGCAACCCGCGCAGCAGCGGCATCGCGCTCTGGCATTTCAGCGACGTGCGCACCTACGGTGGCGGCTGGTCGCTGAAGCGTCCGCGGGCCTTCAACAACAAGGGCACGTTCGACGAATACCGCCGCCCCAAGGCCGCGGCGCGCGTGGTGCGCGACGTGTTCGGCAAATCAGCCTGA
- a CDS encoding N-terminal cleavage protein, translating to MKPPLFPENSHAAFTLIELLTVIAIIGILAAIIIPTVGKVRESARAVQCASNLRQIQMANIAYANDNKGGYAPLLLVDKDDASRTIYWYQNSDFLAYLVKERTGATSERLANSLNCPTARSLGNPKAFTYGGNAHGRGGEWVKGYVRQIRMEEIQRPSKTMAFADGLDWQLYADGATGYTKELETLTSSSTHIVAYRHGDKANLVYFDGHTARLSVDAFRNDGDDKPALLWLNKE from the coding sequence ATGAAACCCCCTCTGTTTCCCGAAAATTCTCACGCTGCTTTCACCCTGATCGAATTGCTCACCGTGATCGCCATTATCGGCATCCTGGCAGCGATCATCATTCCCACCGTGGGCAAGGTTCGCGAATCGGCGCGCGCCGTCCAGTGCGCCAGCAACCTTCGCCAGATCCAGATGGCCAATATCGCTTACGCCAACGACAACAAAGGCGGTTATGCGCCGCTCCTGCTCGTCGACAAGGATGACGCTTCCAGGACGATATACTGGTATCAGAATTCCGATTTTCTCGCCTACCTCGTCAAGGAGCGGACCGGCGCCACCAGCGAACGGCTTGCAAACAGCCTCAACTGTCCCACGGCCCGTTCGCTCGGCAACCCCAAGGCTTTCACCTACGGGGGCAATGCCCACGGCCGCGGCGGCGAGTGGGTGAAAGGATACGTGCGCCAGATCAGGATGGAGGAAATCCAGCGTCCTTCGAAAACCATGGCCTTCGCCGACGGTCTGGACTGGCAACTCTATGCGGACGGAGCCACCGGCTATACGAAAGAGCTCGAGACCCTGACATCCTCCTCCACGCACATCGTGGCCTACCGCCACGGCGACAAGGCCAACCTCGTCTATTTCGATGGCCACACCGCCCGGCTTTCCGTGGACGCTTTCAGGAACGACGGCGACGACAAACCTGCGCTCCTCTGGCTGAACAAGGAGTAG
- a CDS encoding LacI family transcriptional regulator, which yields MPRSVEPSSSRPTQKDIARAAGVTQATVSLALRNHPAIKPETVALVHEAARKLGYSPDPYLSGLSSYRKRIRPPELRATLAWLSNDADGSVCWKNRPAFEAYHVGAAARAAELGYRLEDHYLRASGMTPARIAGILQARGIQGLLLAPQPQPSSRLDDFPFDHFSAVTFGYTLAEPRLHLVTWHQFRAMEMAFRRLLALGYRRPGLALAVETDERSDRNWSSAFRSEQGHHLPAARRVPSLVEADLTRERVLGWFRRHRPDVVLAMWPCVRDWLAEAGVSVPQDTGFALLSVPEDNRHFSGLCENPRAIGAKAVEFVVDMIHRFETGIPAMQVCMLVEGSWCDGTTLLPRNREAGRASRPG from the coding sequence ATGCCTCGCAGCGTGGAACCCTCCTCCAGCCGCCCTACCCAGAAAGACATCGCCCGCGCCGCCGGCGTCACCCAGGCCACCGTCTCGCTCGCGCTGCGCAACCACCCCGCCATCAAACCGGAAACCGTCGCGCTCGTCCACGAAGCCGCTCGCAAACTCGGCTACTCTCCCGACCCGTACCTCTCCGGCCTCTCCTCCTACCGCAAGCGCATTCGTCCGCCGGAGCTGCGCGCCACGCTCGCCTGGCTTTCCAATGACGCCGACGGTTCCGTCTGCTGGAAAAACAGGCCCGCATTCGAAGCCTATCACGTCGGCGCCGCCGCCCGCGCCGCCGAACTCGGCTATCGCCTCGAAGACCATTATCTGCGCGCTTCCGGCATGACTCCCGCGCGTATTGCCGGCATCCTGCAGGCCCGCGGCATCCAGGGGCTCCTCCTGGCGCCCCAACCTCAGCCGAGCTCCCGCCTCGACGATTTCCCCTTCGATCATTTTTCCGCCGTCACCTTCGGCTACACGCTGGCCGAACCCCGGCTTCACCTTGTTACCTGGCATCAGTTCCGGGCCATGGAGATGGCCTTTCGCAGGCTTCTCGCGCTCGGGTACCGGCGTCCCGGTCTCGCCCTGGCTGTCGAAACCGACGAACGTTCCGACCGCAACTGGTCCTCCGCTTTCCGGAGCGAACAAGGCCACCACCTTCCTGCCGCCCGCCGCGTTCCGTCCCTCGTCGAGGCCGACCTCACCCGCGAACGCGTCCTGGGCTGGTTTCGCCGTCACCGCCCCGATGTTGTCCTTGCCATGTGGCCGTGCGTTCGCGACTGGCTGGCGGAGGCAGGCGTATCCGTTCCCCAGGACACCGGTTTCGCTCTTCTTTCCGTCCCGGAAGACAATCGCCACTTTTCCGGACTCTGTGAAAATCCGCGCGCCATCGGCGCCAAGGCGGTGGAGTTTGTCGTGGACATGATCCACCGCTTCGAAACAGGCATCCCGGCCATGCAGGTTTGCATGCTGGTCGAGGGGTCGTGGTGCGACGGGACCACGCTGCTTCCCCGCAATCGCGAAGCGGGCAGGGCGTCACGGCCAGGGTAA